A region from the Corylus avellana chromosome ca7, CavTom2PMs-1.0 genome encodes:
- the LOC132186338 gene encoding uncharacterized protein LOC132186338 isoform X5 encodes MSSSKSTLQGHDDNGVQKQSPGFVNRHKIETQLSTRNLKGDVDFSHLEDRDAMELYSRARVQQEEIHFLREQISLARVKEMRLLNEKYALQRKFSELRMAIDEKQNDIVSSALNELVQRKGDLEENLKLARDLKDVEDERYIFTSSMLGLLAEYGIWPNVINASLLSDSVKRLHDQLQWKIRTSHERMREITSAVDNHGGRGSHDNHSPGDQSHPRSMGEQPTEDMAQYVHYRGLTETKNTMLDDDMSQLMNNDNLREFSSNSYRDIGSLTHPSADKGDLKFKAGNMSDAILFPPAVMHNNSVSEEGPGIENFQIIGEAIPGGRLLGCGYPVRGTSLCIFQWVRHLQDGTRQYIEGATNPEYVVTADDVDKLIAVECIPMDDKGHQGDLVRLFANDQNKIKCDPEMQMEIDTYIAGGQATFNVLMLFVGKMVLGEIDIY; translated from the exons ATGTCTTCTAGTAAGAGTACTTTGCAAGGGCATGATGATAATGGAGTTCAGAAACAAAGCCCTGGTTTTGTAAACAG gCATAAAATTGAAACACAACTTTCCACAAGGAATTTGAAAGGAGATGTTGATTTTAGTCATCTCGAAGACCGAGATGCTATG GAACTATATTCGCGAGCCAGAGTGCAGCAAGAGGAGATTCATTTTCTTCGTGAACAAATTTCTCTTGCACGTGTGAAG GAAATGCGGCTGTTGAATGAGAAGTATGCATTGCAGAGGAAATTCTCTGAGTTACGAATG gcaATCGATGAGAAGCAAAATGATATTGTTTCTTCTGCCTTAAATGAGCTGGTTCAGAGAAAAGGTGATcttgaagaaaatttaaaattggcTCGTGATTTGAAG GATGTTGAGGATGAGAGATATATCTTCACGTCTTCCATGCTTGGGTTATTGGCTGAATATGGTATTTGGCCCAATGTTATAAATGCTTCTCTTCTATCAGATAGTGTAAAG CGGCTACATGATCAACTGCAGTGGAAGATTAGAACTTCACAT gagagaatgagagaaataACATCTGCTGTGGATAATCATGGTGGACGTGGATCTCATGATAATCACAGCCCAGGAGATCAATCTCATCCTAGATCCATG GGTGAGCAACCAACTGAAGATATGGCGCAATATGTGCACTATCGTGGTCTTACAGAGACGAAAAACACAATGCTTGACGATGACATGTCACAGTTAATGAATAATGACAATCTTCGGGAGTTCTCATCCAATAGTTATAG GGACATAGGCTCTCTAACTCACCCCTCTGCTGATAAAGGTGATCTGAAGTTCAAAGCAGGAAATATGAGTGATGCAATCTTATTTCCACCTGCTGTCATGCATAACAACTCTGTTTCTGAAG AAGGCCCTGGCATAGAGAATTTTCAGATTATTGGTGAGGCTATACCTGGAGGCCGGCTTCTTGGATGTGGATATCCTGTACGTGGGACTTCACTATGTATTTTTCAG TGGGTTCGTCATCTTCAGGATGGCACCAGGCAGTACATTGAAG GAGCCACAAACCCAGAATATGTTGTTACAGCTGATGATGTTGATAAACTGATTGCTGTTGAGTGCATACCAATGGATGACAAAGGCCATCAG GGGGATCTAGTGAGGCTTTTCGCCAATGAtcagaacaaaataaaatgtg ACCCAGAAATGCAAATGGAGATTGACACATATATTGCTGGAGGACAAGCCACGTTTAATGTTCTAATGCTG TTTGTAGGAAAAATGGTGCTTGGTGAAATTGACATTTACTGA